A genomic stretch from Pochonia chlamydosporia 170 chromosome 4, whole genome shotgun sequence includes:
- a CDS encoding 2-isopropylmalate synthase (similar to Aspergillus terreus NIH2624 XP_001210934.1) has translation MTMLKEPWKKYKKFPPINLPERQWPNKTLDKAPRWLATDLRDGNQSLVDPMNGDEKWRYFKMLVDLGYKEIEVSFPSASDTDFNFTRSLIETPGAVPDDVWLQVLSPCREDLIKRTVQSLKGAKKAIVHIYLATSECFRRIVFNYSKEETLETAIRCAKLVRALTKDNPENADTEWAFEFSPETFSDTEPEFVIQICEAVKAAWEPSVENPIIFNLPATVEMSTPNVYADQIEYFCRNVTEREKICVSLHPHNDRGCAVAAAELAQMAGADRVEGCLFGNGERTGNVDLVTLGLNLYTQGIHPNIDFSDLNSIIETVEVCNKIPVHERAPYGGSLVVCAFSGSHQDAIKKGFQLRTTENAAYDDRWQIPYLPLDPQDIGRTYEAVIRVNSQSGKGGAAWIILRQLSLDLPRGLQVAFSKVVQRRADELGRELRAQEITKLFEDTYYLNSNPRFNMVDYSIMPDRTKSPAPPEPGKTQDTKDLKRVFDGVVSCDGKEYKLRGRGTGPISSLANALKSVGVNLDVQDYKEHAIGKGRDVKAATYIECTAAGSKVPVWGVGIHEDVVQSSLIALLSAASNFASSRPGSPFIAKPVAESEVEEIDLDKSNGSANGPSVVVSALETQASQM, from the exons ATGACCAT GCTCAAAGAACCGTGGAAGAAATACAAGAAATTTCCTCCTATTAACCTGCCTGAACGACAATGGCCGAACAAGACCCTCGACAAGGCCCCGCGATGGCTGGCCACTGACCTTCGAGATGGTAAccaaagtctggttgacccAATG AACGGCGATGAAAAGTGGCGATACTTCAAAATGCTGGTCGACCTCGGCTACAAGGAGATCGAAGTCTCATTCCCCTCCGCCTCCGATACCGATTTCAACTTCACACGCAGTCTGATCGAGACGCCCGGTGCCGTGCCTGACGACGTCTGGCTGCAAGTCCTGTCTCCGTGCAGAGAAGACCTCATCAAGCGAACGGTTCAGTCTCTGAAgggcgccaagaaggccattgTACATATCTACCTGGCCACCAGCGAGTGCTTCCGCCGCATCGTTTTCAACTACTCAAAAGAAGAGACACTGGAAACTGCCATCCGTTGCGCCAAGCTGGTTCGGGCCCTGACAAAGGATAACCCGGAAAATGCAGACACCGAATGGGCCTTCGAGTTCAGCCCCGAAACCTTTTCTGACACGGAACCCGAGTTCGTTATTCAGATCTGCGAGGCCGTCAAGGCTGCTTGGGAGCCTTCGGTTGAGAAccccatcatcttcaacctgccTGCGACGGTCGAAATGTCCACGCCGAATGTGTATGCCGACCAAATTGAGTATTTCTGCCGCAATGTGACGGAGCGTGAGAAGATTTGCGTCTCTCTGCATCCTCACAATGACAGGGGCTGTGCTGTTGCCGCTGCCGAACTGGCGCAAATGGCTGGCGCTGATCGAGTGGAGGGTTGTCtgtttggcaatggtgaaCGAACCGGTAATGTCGACCTGGTAACTCTGGGCCTGAATCTCTACACCCAGGGCATTCACCCCAACATCGACTTCTCCGACTTGAATAGCATCATTGAGACCGTCGAAGTGTGCAACAAGATTCCAGTACACGAGCGTGCTCCTTACGGTGGTTCCCTGGTTGTGTGTGCCTTCAGCGGTTCTCATCAAGACGCTATCAAGAAGGGCTTCCAGCTGCGTACCACGGAGAATGCAGCATACGACGACCGGTGGCAAATTCCATATCTGCCCCTGGATCCCCAGGATATCGGGCGTACCTACGAAGCTGTCATCCGTGTCAACTCGCAGAGCGGAAAGGGCGGTGCTGCTTGGATTATTCTTCGCCAGCTGTCCCTGGATCTGCCTCGCGGCCTGCAAGTCGCCTTCTCAAAAGTCGTGCAAAGAAGAGCCGACGAGCTGGGCAGAGAGCTGCGCGCGCAGGAGATCACCAAGCTGTTCGAAGACACCTACTACCTCAACTCGAACCCGCGCTTCAACATGGTCGACTACAGCATCATGCCCGATCGCACCAAGTCCCCCGCTCCTCCTGAGCCAGGTAAGACCCAGGACACCAAGGACCTTAAGCGAgtctttgatggtgttgtgtcATGTGATGGCAAGGAGTATAAGCTTCGCGGACGCGGAACCGGTCCCATTTCCAGTTTGGCGAATGCCCTGAAAAGTGTTGGCGTCAACCTGGACGTCCAGGACTACAAGGAGCACGCCATTGGCAAGGGCCGCGATGTCAAGGCTGCGACGTACATAGAATGCACGGCTGCAGGAAGCAAGGTGCCCGTCTGGGGTGTGGGCATTCACGAAGATGTTGTCCAGAGTTCTCTGATTGCTCTTTTGAGTGCCGCCAGCAAC TTTGCGTCTAGTCGACCTGGCAGTCCTTTCATTGCAAAGCCCGTCGCAGAGTCTGAAGTTGAAGAGATCGATCTGGATAAGTCAAACGGCAGCGCCAACGGTCCATCAGTCGTTGTTAGTGCCCTGGAAACGCAGGCTAGTCAGATGTGA
- a CDS encoding importin beta-1 subunit (similar to Coccidioides immitis RS XP_001243673.1): MSSSEINQVLANSLSPDANLRNAAEQQLNQAAESNFPLYLATLVQELANEQVQSSIRVAAGLALKNAFTARDFQRLQELQTKWLQQTDDETKSRVKQLTLQTLSSSNAQAGNAAAQVISSIAAIELPRNQWTDLMPFLVKNVTDGADHQKQASLTTIGYICESSDSELRVALVSHSNAILTAVVQGARKEETNSEVRLAAITALGDSLEFVSSNFKHEGERNYIMQVVCEATQADDSRIQQGAFGCLNRIMALYYDNMRFYMEKALFGLTILGMKSEDEDVAKLAVEFWSTVCEEEVNIEFDNAQVESSDQMRNFYNFARVAANEVVPVLLSLLTKQDEDATDDEYNISRAAYQCLQLYAQAVGASIIAPVLQFVEANLRSEDWHFRDAAVSAFGAIMEGPDEKVLDPIVKQALPILISMMDDPSFQVRDSTAFTLGRVTEACAEAIDPLQQLPTLIESLFKGLMSNAKMAPSCCWALMNLAERFAGDVGATTNPVTPHFNQAVSSLLDLTARQDAETYVRTAAYEVLNIFVQSSASDSLQAVASLSDVIIKRLEETVPLQSQVVSVEDKITLEEMQNSLCTVLQAIVIRLDKDIGPQADRIMQILLQILNSVGGKSSVPEAVFGTISALSTTLEEDFIKYMEAFAPFLYNALGNQDEPSLCSMAIGLVSDITRSMGERSQPFCDNFMNYLLNNLRSTALSNQFKPAILQCFGDIAGAISGHFETYLSVVAQVLEQAATVTATPDGPIEMVGYVISLREGIMDAWGGIIGAMKSSEKTQPLQQYVPAIFNLLNQIANDTIRSEGLLRASMGVIGDLADAYPNGELVDAFRQDWLTAMIKETKTNREFSPQTIETARWAREQVKRQLGGAQTVMS, translated from the exons ATGTCGAGCTCAGAGATTAATCAGGTGCTCGCTAACTCGCTGTCTCCGG ACGCGAACTTGCGAAATGCCGCCGAACAACAACTTAACCAGGCCGCGGAGAGTAACTTC CCGCTCTACCTGGCGACCCTGGTGCAAGAACTTGCCAACGAACAAGTGCAAAGCTCCATCCGAGTTGCCGCCGGTTTGGCCCTGAAGAACGCCTTCACAGCCCGAGACTTTCAACGGCTGCAAGAGCTTCAGACCAAGTGGCTGCAACAAACGGACGACGAAACCAAGTCGCGCGTAAAACAACTTACCCTGCAAACTCTCTCCTCCAGCAACGCCCAGGCCGGCAATGCGGCTGCCCAAGTTATCTCCTCCATTGCGGCGATAGAATTGCCTCGCAACCAATGGACGGACTTGATGcccttcttggtcaagaaCGTTACGGACGGCGCCGATCATCAGAAGCAGGCttctctcaccaccatcggTTACATCTGCGAAAGCTCCGACTCAGAACTTCGAGTTGCTCTCGTCTCCCactccaacgccatcttgACTGCCGTCGTTCAAggagcaagaaaagaggaGACCAACAGTGAAGTCAGATTGGCTGCCATTACCGCCCTGGGCGACTCATTGGAGTTTGTTAGCAGCAACTTCAAGCATGAGGGAGAACGAAACTACATCATGCAGGTCGTCTGCGAGGCAACACAGGCCGACGACTCTCGCATTCAGCAGGGTGCCTTTGGCTGTCTCAACAGAATCATGGCACTGTACTACGACAACATGCGCTTTTATATGGAGAAGGCCCTGTTTGGCTTGACCATTCTTGGAATGAAGtccgaggatgaggatgtggccAAGCTTGCTGTTGAATTCTGGAGTACCGTCTGTGAGGAGGAAGTCAACATTGAGTTCGACAACGCGCAAGTCGAGAGCTCTGATCAGATGCGCAACTTTTACAACTTTGCACGTGTTGCTGCTAATGAGGTCGTTCCCGTGCTGTTGtccctcctcaccaagcaGGATGAGGATGCTACTGATGACGAATACAACATTTCCCGAGCTGCGTACCAGTGCCTGCAGCTGTACGCACAGGCCGTGGGTGCTAGCATCATCGCTCCTGTTTTGCAGTTTGTCGAGGCAAATCTTCGCTCAGAGGATTGGCACTTCCGTGACGCCGCCGTCTCAGCCTTTGGTGCCATTATGGAGGGCCCCGATGAGAAGGTGTTGGATCCCATCGTCAAGCAGGCTCTGCCCATCTTGATCAGCATGATGGATGATCCGTCTTTCCAGGTCCGAGACTCCACAGCCTTCACCCTGGGACGCGTCACGGAAGCGTGCGCCGAGGCTATCGATCCTCTTCAGCAACTACCTACCCTCATCGAGTCACTATTCAAGGGTCTGATGAGCAATGCCAAGATGGCTCCTTCATGCTGCTGGGCTCTCATGAACTTGGCTGAGCGTTTTGCCGGCGACGTCGGCGCTACTACCAACCCTGTGACTCCTCACTTCAACCAGGCCGTCAGCTCCctgcttgacttgacagcGAGACAGGATGCTGAAACGTATGTGCGCACCGCTGCTTACGAGGTGCTCAACATCTTTGTGCAGAGTTCTGCTTCAGATAGTCTGCAAGCCGTTGCATCACTATCTGACGTCATCATTAAACGTCTCGAAGAGACTGTTCCACTGCAGTCCCAGGTCGTCAGCGTCGAAGACAAGATCACCCTCGAGGAGATGCAGAACAGCTTGTGCACCGTTTTGCAGGCCATCGTCATTAGACTGGACAAGGATATCGGACCCCAGGCTGACCGCATCATGCAAATCTTGCTTCAGATCCTGAACAGCGTTGGAGGCAAGTCTAGCGTTCCCGAGGCTGTGTTTGGAACAATCTCTGCCCTTTCCACAACATTGGAGGAGGACTTTATCAAGTACATGGAAGCTTTTGCTCCTTTCCTGTACAATGCTCTTGGAAATCAGGACGAACCCAGCCTCTGTTCCATGGCTATCGGCCTGGTCAGCGACATCACTCGCTCTATGGGCGAGCGCAGCCAACCATTCTGTGATAACTTTATGAACTATCTCCTAAACAATTTGAGG AGTACCGCTCTCTCTAATCAGTTCAAGCCGGCCATTCTGCAATGCTTCGGCGATATCGCCGGTGCCATCTCTGGACACTTTGAGACATATCTGTCTGTGGTGGCACAGGTCCTCGAGCAGGCTGCTACAGTCACTGCTACCCCTGACGGCCCCATTGAGATGGTTGGCTATGTCATCTCTCTGCGTGAGGGTATTATGGATGCCTGGGGTGGTATCATCGGAGCCATGAAGTCTAGCGAGAAGA CTCAACCTCTACAGCAATATGTccccgccatcttcaacttgctcAACCAGATTGCCAACGATACTATTCGAAGTGAAGGCCTGCTGCGCGCGAGCATGGGTGTCATCGG TGATCTTGCCGATGCTTATCCCAACGGTGAATTGGTGGACGCTTTCCGTCAAGATTGGCTGACTGCCATGATTAAAgagaccaagaccaaccgCGAGTTCAGCCCTCAGACCATTGAGACTGCTCGCTGGGCTCGAGAGCAAGTTAAGCGCCAGCTCGGAGGAGCTCAGACTGTCATGTCGTGA
- a CDS encoding RNA polymerase II mediator complex component SRB4 (similar to Metarhizium acridum CQMa 102 XP_007811241.1), with protein MTSSDGPPLSLRPFPVADKAPKNLAEFIARVNTQPGGFRDVSESKLQDEIKSRENLNGGDSDQDDVDMSDGGGVDDEPVKDVAAARMEVLKNIEIASNTAMLTLDSLSLLLSKQSPTQAGLTLSQQLREMVGIGTLGADKLDEPIIRANKERDDEEVATGWTLMQINQARDAAEEAGRLLQREVEAESKYWEDVVAVKTSGWSICRVPQERHTLGVKFGFSEAAPEFKNNGLAPMRRGDGGSVELDLGRLGGISEGLLVTYERDGKVVGRSVPRRRSNDDSSLESRVLEARNTIFSQELWHELTREARTLAAYGVRPEGSTLTCSVDGSSKIILELLPLDSCPAADDSLPDNTIAETIFISLHILLSYAHRYNELMRIRPIPPHISRSRGQQLYALLRPVIARMASIRSVHSCTTYIGSIVTALQKAGLPSSFTLKTTQSSVTDATSQGPNQQTGAQSLVRNILQPIEYNIIFTILPDTPVTIRGRTFLFPVTTTFYHVALPPSSALQDLCAPYSDGYSDTKGLFSYLRTATERAITLHALNTLSSSPNPTISKWIQSGISIQDPEDDSRALQFTIEDDPVALVVTSAPTPNHTGDANSWKYSTQPDSESTKLEELVAREANRPRS; from the exons ATGACCTCGTCTGATGGCCCGCCATTATCCTTGCGACCCTTCCCAGTCGCCGACAAGGCACCCAAGAACCTCGCCGAATTCATTGCTCGTGTCAATACCCAGCCAGGAGGGTTTCGCGATGTATCCGAGAGCAAACTCCAAGATGAAATCAAATCAAGGGAAAACCTCAACGGGGGCGACTCGGATCAGGACGATGTGGACATGTCGGACGGAGGAGGCGTCGACGACGAGCCCGTCAAAGACGTAGCCGCTGCGCGCATGGAGGTTTTGAAGAATATAGA GATTGCGAGTAACACCGCCATGTTGACTCTCGATTCGCTCTCGCTGCTTCTGTCGAAACAAAGCCCAACACAGGCTGGCCTGACCCTCTCCCAGCAGTTACGAGAAATGGTGGGAATTGGAACCTTGGGTGCCGACAAATTAGACGAACCGATAATACGCGCCAACAAGGAAagggatgatgaagaagtggCCACCGGGTGGACGTTGATGCAGATTAACCAGGCTCGGGACGCGGCGGAGGAAGCTGGGAGGCTGTTGCAGCGAGAAGTCGAGGCTGAGAGCAAATACTGGGAGGATGTTGTAGCAGTAAAAACGTCCGGCTGGTCCATTTGCAGAGTGCCCCAAGAGCGACATACCCTCGGCGTAAAGTTTGGGTTTTCTGAAG CGGCCCCAGAGTTCAAAAACAATGGCCTGGCGCCAATGAGAAGAGGCGATGGCGGCTCAGTAGAGCTTGATCTCGGACGACTAGGTGGCATATCAGAGGGCTTACTAGTCACCTATGAGAGAGacggcaaagttgttggACGATCTGTTCCCCGTCGACGCTCCAACGACGACAGTTCATTGGAATCTCGGGTTCTCGAAGCTCGAAATACCATCTTTTCTCAGGAGCTCTGGCACGAACTGACCCGCGAAGCTCGCACGTTAGCAGCATACGGCGTCCGACCAGAGGGCTCAACATTGACCTGCTCTGTTGATGGCTCCTCCAAGATCATTCTTGAACTTCTACCGCTTGATTCATGCCCGGCAGCCGACGATTCCTTACCCGACAACACTATTGCAGAAACAATCTTCATCTCACTCCACATCCTGCTCAGCTACGCCCATCGATACAATGAGCTCATGAGAATTCGCCCCATACCACCACACATCTCTAGATCTCGCGGGCAGCAACTTTACGCGCTACTCCGCCCCGTTATCGCCCGCATGGCATCCATCCGCTCCGTTCACTCATGCACAACATACATTGGCTCCATCGTCACAGCTCTCCAAAAGGCCGGGCTGCCATCCTCATTTACTCTCAAAACCACACAATCTTCCGTCACCGATGCTACATCACAAGGACCAAATCAGCAAACCGGTGCCCAATCCCTCGTCCGCAACATCCTCCAACCAATAGAGTACAATATCATCTTTACTATCCTCCCAGATACACCGGTTACAATCCGTGGCCGAACGTTTCTCTTCCCTGTTACCACAACATTTTACCACGTCGCACTACCGCCTTCCTCCGCTTTACAGGATCTCTGCGCCCCCTATTCGGACGGATACTCCGACACCAAGGGCCTCTTCAGCTACCTCCGTACTGCGACAGAACGGGCCATCACACTACACGCCCTGAATACGTTATCCTCGTCACCGAACCCAACTATATCTAAATGGATACAGAGCGGTATCTCAATCCAGGACCCCGAGGATGATTCTCGCGCGCTACAATTCACGATAGAGGATGACCCTGTAGCACTGGTAGTGACTAGTGCTCCTACGCCTAATCACACAGGCGACGCAAACTCGTGGAAGTATTCAACCCAACCAGACAGCGAGTCTACCAAGCTCGAGGAATTGGTGGCTCGGGAAGCAAATCGGCCTAGATCCTAG
- a CDS encoding conserved glutamic acid rich protein (similar to Metarhizium acridum CQMa 102 XP_007811237.1): protein MSHRGVRATEFEERDYYAAPRRSNPRFDDADTRPARVVTRSPPRREEELDIRFRERESDRAPSFLREGARRSEAGPMVLRQRDVETWDVHQRSPSPPRIREQRMVRRPRSLSPPSFHEHESERSRTRVVERETERVRSPSRRRRSPSPAVRFVERRRSPSPVREHIHTRIIEREKEREPSPSPSPPPVIRGPVIEREVITHYTDVDHGVIRAKAPSPPRHSHRERETDIDISVSKNKTEVDVDVRRSASRHRSRSRSHERRSHFHDDEILLRRGMSSLRVEDHRHRRSHSAAPISPPVDEEADYITGKIDSRGRMGEAYHGHTRDWTIVDVPPGTERVRMDGVGGGSTETSWTKYSGVRRTKFVPERDGQLVTVPREPSPRPVVLPAGREHTSVTVYDHDREIDVDVDIDRRPKRPPTRELWTEITKDLVCREAIEQMGYQYEETKMAFYIMDYLQNEEVYHLTILTDRIRRYRRRCREIEWERSHRDDYYHRGKRHHRRPHGYEYEWDDERVREREVIYDSRGPARGYYR from the exons ATGTCGCACCGTGGCGTACGGGCGACCGAGTTCGAAGAAAGGGACTACTATGCCGCGCCTCGTCGGTCGAACCCGCGCTTCGATGATGCGGACACGCGACCTGCCAGGGTGGTGACGAGGAGCCCTCCCCGCCGGGAAGAGGAGCTGGACATACGTTTTCGCGAAAGAGAATCAGATCGCGCACCTTCGTTTCTAAGAGAGGGTGCTAGACGATCTGAGGCAGGACCAATGGTCCTTCGTCAGCGAGACGTGGAAACCTGGGATGTACACCAGCGGAGTCCTAGTCCGCCTCGCATTCGTGAGCAGCGGATGGTCCGCAGGCCAAGGAGTCTATCGCCACCGTCTTTTCACGAACATGAGAGCGAGCGTTCCAGGACGAGGGTGGTAGAGAGGGAAACTGAGAGGGTAAGATCTCCGTCtaggaggaggaggagcccTAGCCCGGCGGTGAGGTTCGTAGAGCGAAGGAGGAGCCCGAGTCCTGTGAGAGAGCACATTCATACGAGGATCATAGAGCGAGAGAAGGAGAGGGAGCCGAGTCCTAGTCCTAGTCCGCCGCCTGTGATACGGGGTCCCGTTATTGAAAGGGAGGTTATCACGCATTACACTGATGTGGACCATG GTGTCATTCGGGCAAAAGCTccgtcaccaccacgacaCTCCCACCGCGAACGCGAAACAGACATTGACATATCTGTCTCAAAGAACAAGACGGAAGTGGACGTTGATGTACGTCGCTCTGCTAGCCGTCATCGAAGCCGTAGTCGCAGCCATGAGCGCCGCTCCCACTTtcacgacgacgagatcCTTCTACGCAGGGGTATGAGCAGCCTCCGCGTCGAGGACCACCGCCATCGGCGCTCTCACTCTGCCGCGCCGATTTCTCCACCTGTCGACGAAGAAGCCGACTACATCACTGGCAAAATCGACTCACGAGGCCGTATGGGCGAGGCATACCACGGACACACACGAGACTGGACTATCGTGGATGTGCCCCCCGGTACAGAGAGAGTGCGCATGGACGGCGTAGGCGGTGGCAGCACAGAAACAAGTTGGACCAAGTACAGCGGCGTCCGGCGGACAAAGTTCGTCCCCGAACGGGACGGCCAGCTCGTCACCGTGCCGAGAGAGCCATCTCCCCGGCCGGTAGTTCTCCCAGCGGGAAGAGAGCACACCAGCGTCACGGTGTATGACCACGACCGCGAAATAGACGTAGATGTCGATATTGACAGACGACCGAAGCGTCCGCCGACGAGGGAGCTCTGGACGGAGATTACCAAGGATTTGGTGTGTAGAGAGGCGATTGAGCAGATGGGCTATCAGTACGAGGAGACAAAGATGGCGTTTTACATTATGGATTATTTGCAGAAT GAGGAAGTATACCATTTGACCATCTTGACGGACCGTATAAGGCGGTACAGGAGGCGCTGTAGGGAAATTGAGTGGGAGCGCAGCCATAGGGATGATTATTATCATAGGGGGAAGAGACATCATCGGCGGCCGCATGGGTATGAGTATGAGTGGGATGATGAGCGTGTTAGGGAGCGGGAGGTGATTTATGATAGTCGTGGGCCGGCGAGAGGGTATTATCGATAG
- a CDS encoding 6-phosphofructokinase alpha subunit (similar to Aspergillus terreus NIH2624 XP_001210018.1), with protein sequence MAPKKKIAVMTSGGDSPGMNGVVRAVVRTAIHMGCDAFAVYEGYEGLVRGGDFIKQMEWHDVRGWLSEGGTLIGTARCMAFYERPGRLTAAKNMVLNGIDALIICGGDGSLTGADRFRSEWPSLLDELVRNGELSKDQIASYKHLNIVGIVGSIDNDLSGTDATVGCYSALSRICEMVDYIEATASSHSRAFVIEVMGRHCGWLALLAGVATGADFVFIPERPQEHDWREDMRVVVDRHRQLGKRKTIVIVAEGARDKDGNKITPEEIKDLLADKSENGLGLDTRITTLGHVQRGGTAVAYDRVLATLQGVEAVHAVLEATPETETCFIAMNENKIVRKPLMKAVQETKEVATAVDAKDFEKAMSLRDAEFADQYNSYITTTNVMIDDHKLPQKSRMKVGFINVGAPAGGMNAAVRAAVAYCISRGHEPIAIHNGFAGFARHHDDKPLGSVRPFDWLEVDGWASKGGSEIGTNRELPEESGMELIANLIEQYEFDALFIVGGFEAFHSVAQLRKARDQYPSLCIPVCLLPATISNNVPGTEYSLGSDTCLNELVGYCDKIKQSASATRRRVFVIETQGGRCGYIATLSGLSVGASAVYIPEEGISLSMLNADVNHLKQVFKNDRGQSRAGRLILVNEKASKVYDAKLIANIIREEAHDRFESRESIPGHVQQGGVPSPMDRCRAVRLAIKCIQHLEDYGCNAHNRVKKDPNSTSVIGIQGSEVVFTPMKALEEQGTDWPNRRPKAAHWLAMRDVVDVLGGRPDYPRPEKSLTGLIAKDTKRGIV encoded by the exons atggctcccAAAAAGAAGATTGCCGTCATGACCTCTGGGGGTGACTCCCCAGGCATGAATGGCGTTGTTCGAGCCGTTGTGCGAACAGCAATTCACATGGGCTGCGATGCTTTCGCCGTCTACGAAGGATATGAGGGCTTGGTGCGGGGAGGCGACTTTATCAAGCAGATGGAATGGCACGACGTTCGAGGCTGGCTTTCTGAGGGAGGTACCCTCATTGGAACAGCTCGATGCATGGCATTTTACGAACGACCGGGGCGATTGACAGCTGCCAAAAACATGGTTCTCAATGGAATTGACGCCTTGATTATctgtggaggagatggctCACTTACTGGCGCTGACAGGTTCCGATCTGAATGGCCGTCATTGCTGGACGAGCTGGTGAGGAACGGCGAGCTCTCCAAGGACCAAATTGCTTCTTATAAGCACCTCAACATTGTCGGCATTGTTGGCTCCATTGACAACGACCTTTCCGGTACTGACGCCACCGTCGGTTGCTACTCTGCCCTGTCCCGAATCTGTGAAATGGTTGACTATATTGAGGCTACTGCCTCGTCACACTCGCGCGCTTTCGTCATCGAAGTTATGGGACGGCATTGTGGCTGGTTGGctctgctggctggtgttgcGACAGGCGCTGACTTTGTCTTCATCCCCGAGCGTCCCCAAGAGCACGACTGGAGAGAAGACATGCGAGTAGTTGTTGACAGACATCGCCAACTCGGCAAGCGCAAGaccattgtcattgtcgccgaGGGCGCTCgtgacaaggatggcaaCAAGATTACTCCCGAAGAAATCAAGGACCTCCTGGCAGACAAATCTGAGAATGGTCTTGGCCTCGACACTCGCATCACGACTCTGGGTCATGTTCAGCGTGGAGGCACCGCAGTTGCCTACGACCGGGTGCTCGCTACGCTCCAGGGTGTAGAAGCTGTCCATGCCGTCTTGGAAGCGACCCCGGAGACAGAGACTTGCTTCATCGCTATGAACGAGAACAAGATTGTGCGAAAGCCGTTGATGAAGGCTGTGCAAGAGACTAAAGAAGTGGCAACTGCCGTCGATGCAAAGGACTTTGAGAAAGCTATGTCACTGCGTGATGCCGAGTTTGCCGACCAATACAACTCTTATATTACAACGACGAACGTCATGATTGATGACCACAAACTGCCCCAAAAGAGT CGCATGAAGGTTGGTTTCATCAACGTGGGTGCTCCGGCCGGCGGTATGAACGCAGCGGTGCGAGCAGCAGTCGCCTACTGCATTAGCAGAGGACACGAGCCTATTGCTATTCATAACGGATTTGCAGGGTTTGCACGCCACCACGATGATAAGCCCCTTGGTTCAGTTCGACCATTCGACTGGCTAGAGGTAGATGGGTGGGCGAGCAAAGGTGGCTCTGAGATTGGCACAAACCGTGAACTGCCTGAAGAATCTGGCATGGAACTGATTGCCAACCTGATTGAGCAATACGAATTTGATGCTCTCTTCATTGTCGGTGGCTTTGAAGCCTTCCACTCCGTAGCGCAGTTACGAAAGGCTAGGGATCAGTACCCTTCGCTCTGCATCCCAGTCTGCCTGCTGCCGGCGaccatctccaacaatgTCCCAGGCACCGAATATTCTCTTGGGTCCGACACGTGCTTGAACGAGCTGGTGGGCTACTGCGACAAAATCAAGCAGTCAGCCTCTGCTACCCGCCGACGAGTTTTCGTGATTGAGACACAGGGTGGCCGGTGCGGATATATTGCTACGCTCAGCGGACTCAGTGTAGGCGCCTCGGCGGTCTACATTCCCGAAGAGGGTATCAGTCTCTCCATGCTCAACGCCGATGTCAACCATCTCAAACAGGTTTTCAAAAACGATCGTGGACAGTCACGCGCCGGCCGTCTCATCTTAGTTAATGAAAAGGCCAGCAAGGTCTACGACGCGAAGCTTATTGCCAATATCATCCGTGAGGAAGCGCACGACCGCTTTGAAAGCCGTGAAAGCATTCCCGGACACGTCCAACAGGGCGGTGTTCCGTCGCCCATGGATCGATGCCGAGCGGTCAGATTGGCAATCAAGTGCATTCAGCACCTGGAGGACTATGGCTGCAATGCGCACAACCGTGTCAAGAAGGATCCCAACAGCACCTCAGTTATTGGTATCCAAGGCTCCGAAGTTGTTTTTACGCCGATGAAGGCGTTGGAGGAGCAGGGTACCGACTGGCCCAACAGACGACCCAAGGCTGCTCACTGGCTTGCGATGCGTGATGTTGTGGACGTGCTGGGTGGCCGCCCTGACTATCCTAGACCCGAGAAGAGCCTGACGGGATTAATCGCCAAAGATACCAAGAGGGGTATTGTGTGA